In a single window of the Nicotiana tomentosiformis chromosome 8, ASM39032v3, whole genome shotgun sequence genome:
- the LOC104092850 gene encoding uncharacterized protein, with protein sequence MLVSSDYDLSLSLRYEEPVKEALKETILKQEYTFKKQVYELHRLYDTQKIMMKDLSWKELDGVYFSREGRQANPVAYGNCIRPSSMPAEKRICSVPKVLNWLQEKRDTFPGFQQRLSNPQICSPHYLDHIAGKNLNKRPGLCSSLESIERNHYYHGGVVRCPEEVNLSLSIGRNHLETSARTKTFNHIIDLEESDETLADTKTGGRTKTWKNIIDLEESDQTVSNAELKPQSPLKSVAQVSYSGYKRHYQSTQNFTNTIKDYWFDGTPRNYFVPDGSTSCVEQNSFAEGAEQCEGPLISDDISAKRKIMFSDERAFLDLNKSISDDSFHSRESHGLADEPRGGTFPHVSNWRERNDNSSNETSAFVHQRILNSATGSSSSYKSVENVGVDQFSINLNQQLSKNSGSPCSPIKNSDYKKSDLIVEFRNRDDQAPSTPEMKSKKAKQDAVSSPECKTRDIVKDTGSDRSPSSCKSSCFEDTSSGVETMQSGTQLGNSSSFHCNAFQDSETLKANKSPHQEDVDSSSNSDDLKGKASEVDGLIIRGAVSLVYLALECSEPSDANRMKKIEGENIEQPQSSLDSFEEMVLKQPESSVDDYSVTSNAFEVNDTEGKDNGITLKRGRRMKDFQRDIMPSLATLSRHEIFEDIKIMETALRSREYKRLRSKTTSEYKWFNPVRNRRSRLNYVGRKHYS encoded by the exons ATGTTGGTTAGCAGCGACTATGATCTGAGTTTATCATTGCGGTATGAGGAACCTGTGAAAGAAGCTCTCAAGGAGACAATACTCAAGCAAGAATACACGTTCAAGAAGCAG GTTTATGAACTTCATCGCCTGTACGACACACAAAAAATCATGATGAAGGATCTGAGCTGGAAAGAGTTGGATGGGGTTTATTTTAGCAGAGAAGGCCGACAAGCAAATCCAGTTGCATATGGAAATTGTATCAGACCTTCATCCATGCCTGCAGAGAAGAGAATTTGCAGCGTCCCTAAG GTGTTGAACTGGTTACAAGAGAAACGAGACACCTTTCCAGGTTTCCAGCAACGGCTTTCCAATCCTCAAATTTGTTCCCCTCATTATCTTGATCATATTGCCGGAAAGAACTTGAATAAGAGACCTGGTTTGTGCAGTAGTCTAGAGTCAATTGAGAGAAATCATTATTACCATGGTGGTGTCGTACGTTGTCCTGAGGAGGTTAATCTATCATTGAGCATTGGTAGGAACCATCTGGAAACAAGTGCCAGAACAAAAACTTTTAATCATATAATTGATTTAGAAGAATCAGATGAAACACTGGCTGATACTAAAACAGGTGGCCGAACAAAGacttggaaaaatattattgatttaGAGGAATCAGACCAAACAGTGTCTAATGCAGAACTAAAGCCCCAGTCTCCTCTGAAGTCTGTAGCTCAAGTTTCTTATTCTGGATATAAGCGTCATTACCAATCCACCCAAAATTTCACAAACACCATTAAGGATTATTGGTTTGATGGCACTCCAAGAAATTATTTCGTTCCAGATGGCAGCACGAGTTGTGTGGAGCAGAACTCTTTCGCTGAAG GAGCTGAACAATGTGAGGGGCCTCTCATTTCTGACGATATATCAGCAAAGAGAAAAATTATGTTTTCTGATGAACGAGCTTTTTTGGACCTTAACAAATCCATATCTGATGATTCTTTTCACTCAAGGGAGTCACACGGACTGGCTGATGAACCTCGTGGAGGTACCTTCCCCCATGTTTCGAATTGGAGAGAGCGGAATGATAACAGTTCAAATGAGACCTCTGCTTTTGTTCACCAAAGAATCCTTAATTCTGCGACTGGAAGCAGCAGCAGTTATAAAAGTGTGGAGAATGTTGGAGTTGACCAGTTCTCTATAAACCTCAATCAGCAACTTTCAAAAAATAGTGGTAGTCCTTGCAGCCCGATTAAGAATTCCGATTACAAGAAATCAGACTTGATCGTTGAATTTCGCAATAGGGATGATCAAGCTCCAAGTACACCAGAAATGAAAAGCAAGAAAGCCAAGCAAGATGCAGTGTCTTCTCCTGAATGTAAGACTCGAGATATTGTTAAGGATACTGGTTCTGACAGATCTCCTTCGTCATGCAAATCTTCTTGTTTTGAGGACACATCAAGTGGCGTAGAGACCATGCAATCTGGAACTCAGTTAGGAAATTCAAGTTCCTTCCACTGTAATGCATTTCAAGATTCTGAAACACTTAAAGCAAATAAATCTCCGCACCAGGAGGATGTCGACTCTTCCAGTAACAGTGATGACTTGAAGGGAAAAGCATCAGAAGTTGATGGTCTGATCATTAGGGGAGCAGTGTCTCTCGTCTATCTTGCACTGGAATGTTCTGAACCAAGTGACGCTAACAGGATGAAGAAGATTGAAGGTGAAAATATCGAACAACCACAGAGTTCTTTGGACAGTTTTGAAGAAATGGTTCTCAAACAACCTGAAAGCTCAGTTGACGACTATTCTGTAACCTCAAATGCATTTGAAGTTAACGACACAGAAGGAAAGGACAATGGAATAACATTGAAGAGAGGAAGGAGAATGAAAGATTTTCAGAGGGACATTATGCCAAGCTTGGCAACACTATCTAGGCATGAGATTTTTGAGGATATAAAGATTATGGAGACAGCACTTAGATCAAGAGAATACAAGAGACTTAGGTCCAAGACGACAAGCGAATACAAGTGGTTCAATCCTGTGAGAAATAGGAGGTCTAGACTCAACTACGTAGGCCGCAAGCATTATTCATGA